The Pungitius pungitius chromosome 10, fPunPun2.1, whole genome shotgun sequence genome has a window encoding:
- the sp5a gene encoding transcription factor Sp5a, which yields MAAVAVLRNETLQAFLQDRTPNSSPENCKHSPLALLAATCNRIGHHHGSNPADFLQVPYDPTLGSPSRLFHPWTNEGTPQGSLAGNSTFGLSSKPQLSAHIQSSFSSHHELPLTPPADPSYPYDFSPVKMLPCSMQSLQSSCPPTYVPAVSYAAPAPIPSAMPSFVTGPSGLVHQQQRQLSPNPAEDIPWWSLQQGNHVTHSSSLGPHRFQLQRGLVLGHTDFAQYQTQIAALLHTKSPLATARRCRRCRCPNCQSSTSSDEPGKKKQHICHIPGCGKVYGKTSHLKAHLRWHSGERPFVCNWLFCGKSFTRSDELQRHLRTHTGEKRFVCPDCCKRFMRSDHLAKHVKTHQNKKTKCHDKTLDHVKREDTRNML from the exons ATGGCAGCGGTGGCTGTACTGCGGAATGAGACACTCCAGGCTTTTCTCCAG GATCGCACCCCGAACTCTTCTCCAGAGAACTGCAAGCACTCTCCGCTGGCTCTCCTGGCTGCCACTTGTAACCGGATCGGCCATCACCACGGGTCGAACCCCGCCGATTTCCTCCAGGTCCCTTACGACCCGACGCTGGGCTCCCCTTCGCGTTTATTTCACCCGTGGACTAACGAGGGGACGCCTCAGGGCAGCCTAGCCGGAAACTCCACTTTCGGACTATCGTCCAAGCCCCAGCTTTCCGCGCACATCCAGAGCTCCTTCAGCTCGCACCACGAACTGCCCCTCACCCCCCCGGCGGACCCCTCGTACCCCTATGACTTCTCCCCCGTGAAGATGTTGCCCTGCTCCATGCAGTCTCTGcagtcctcctgtcctcccacGTACGTCCCCGCCGTCAGCTACGCGGCCCCAGCTCCCATCCCGTCCGCGATGCCAAGTTTCGTCACGGGACCCTCCGGCCTCGTGCACCAGCAGCAGAGACAGTTGTCCCCGAACCCCGCAGAGGACATCCCGTGGTGGAGCCTCCAGCAGGGGAACCACGTCACCCACTCGTCCTCCCTCGGTCCACACCGcttccagctgcagaggggCTTGGTCCTCGGGCACACGGACTTCGCGCAGTACCAGACGCAGATCGCGGCGCTGCTGCACACCAAGTCCCCGCTCGCGACCGCGCGCCGGTGCCGGAGGTGCCGGTGCCCCAACTGCCAGTCGTCCACGTCCAGCGACGAGCCCGGCAAGAAGAAACAGCACATTTGTCACATACCGGGCTGCGGGAAAGTTTACGGGAAGACGTCTCACCTGAAGGCGCACCTGCGGTGGCACTCCGGGGAGCGTCCGTTCGTGTGCAACTGGCTCTTCTGTGGCAAGAGTTTCACCAGGTCGGACGAGCTGCAGAGACACCTGAGGACTCACACGGGGGAGAAGCGCTTTGTTTGCCCGGACTGCTGCAAGAGGTTCATGAGGAGTGACCACTTGGCGAAACACGTCAAAACTCACCAGAACAAAAAAACCAAGTGCCACGACAAGACACTGGACCACGTCAAGAGGGAGGACACGAGGAATATGTTGTAA